In Lolium rigidum isolate FL_2022 chromosome 3, APGP_CSIRO_Lrig_0.1, whole genome shotgun sequence, the genomic window TGACCATCGGAGGCGAAGGCGTAGTCTCGTGCGTACTCGATGCAGGCATGCTGTAGCTTATGGAAAGTATTCATTCACCCTAGGCAAGTACCTAATACCAATTACAGTATGAAGTCAGGCATGGGATGGAGTGCAGATCACTGAATGAACAAATGCTAATTTGATTACGAAAATTGCTTGGACCACAAACAGAGAAGACTGTACATACATTTCATGCAACAAAATTGGTAAGAAAGTTTCCAAATCCATGTACCATCTCTAGTCTACACTGACACATACCTAAACAAGctggcatccaaaaatattactCCAAAATAAATACAATAACAACATTAGGATTCAGGGAGACGACTGCTCAActtctttcttccttttccttcTTGTGAATCCTATCAACTGGCCACTGCCGTTTTGCTTCTCAGATTTAATAACTTCTGTGGTTGGCAGGGCCTCTGCATTTTCATGTGAAGAAACTGTCACTTTCCTCCTTTTAGTTATTTCATCCTGGTCTGCATACCCATTACCAGTGGGATTCTCCTCCACCAATGTATCAGTTGCTTCTCCGGTGAATGGACCAATACATTTCTCTCCAACAACAGTGATATGTGCAGGTGTGACAACAAGTTTCTGCTGAACCGCAGGGTCCAAAGAGCCATTCTCAATGTAGTCATCAACATTCTCTTGCAACATAAGATTTTGCACCGCATGAACTCTGTCCTGAATAGCATTATCCTTAGGTAGTTTCCAAACAGAATCTTGCAGCTCACTGGACCCTGGCACTGCAGCTGGAGGTTCTTCCTGTTGAGAACCTGATGGAGGTTCAGCATCTCCTCTCATTGAGCTTAACTTGTTTATGGAAGCACTAAGGGTCTCTCTAGGTCCAGTGGCACTAAGACTAAGAGCTTCACCAATCGCCCCCTCAGCTATACTATTGTCCGTTCTCATGACCAGAATGTCTTCGACTGTATCACCCTTCCCAGATACACTAGTGATTTTTTGCAGTTGACCATTATGTGAAGATACACCCAAGATCATGTAAGATTCTGGACCACCTGATGGTTTACTCACAGTTTCCTGACCTGCTATGTTATTAAGATAAATATGAGTGGCCTCCATGTAATTGTCCTTCAAGAGTACATGGTCGGTCTCTTCAACTGTACTATTGTTGATCACAGGTGCATTAGCAGGCTCCTGCGATTCATTATTAACCTTATTGTGGATCTTATTGTTATACATAAGTTCAGCAGCCTCCTGCATTTCCTCAATCTCACTGGGTGGAGAGGAAGTTCCCAGAGGACCTTCTCCATTCTTCATCTCTGCATCTGAAATCTCCTCCAGCATAGCATTCTCTGCAGATGTATTAATCATCTCAGCCACAGCATCCTTTACAGGTGTACTTATAATGTACTGCATATTGACTTCTGTCATGGAAACATCAATAGGATCTTGCTGATGCAGATCCTCAGTCCAGTTGCTGGTGCCATCTCCTCTAGGAGGAGGCCTTACAAGTGTTCCTCCTTCAGGTTGAATTCCCCTCATTCCGTCCAATTGTAGTATGGTATTTCCCTCCATGTAATCATCAGTAACTTGTTCTACCTTTCCAGCATTAGCTTGAATAGAATCCCCGGTAGTTGAATTTGAGCAGGCCGTGGCTGATTTAAGACTCTCATTTCCTATTTCAGTGGGAAGACCAATTTGCATAAACTGCAGTTGACCTGAGGACAGAACCATATGTTGCTGCTTGTAGTTTAAGTGGGTTGGTTCATTAGTGCATGGCGTGACAGCAAACTGTACCTTTTTCATTTGAGCAGTAATATACATATCAATATCACCAAGTGATTTTTTGACCTTCTCCCTGTCCATTTCACCTGATAACAACGTTCTAATTCGTACCTGCACGGTACTTACCAGATCAACCTGTTCATGGTTAATGAAATTTGTTAGAAAACTAAATACATACAGAAAGATCACAAAACAATCAAACATTCTGAACTTCTTACCAGTGCTTTCTCACTGTGCCTAGACAACTGATAGGATATGACTGGACATTCAACTGGAGTAGAGATCCACCGACGTGTAATTTGCCAGTACCATTCTAAGTAACTGTTCCTTGCATGAGTAGGATCTGAATTCACGGTATTCTGCTGGTCAGCAACTGAAAGGAGCCTATTATCCCATTGCTTAATGTACTTCTCATGGTAAGTAGACCAATCCTCATCAGTTTTACCCTGCATTGTCACACGCTCAACTGCCTCAACTGGGTTGGGAATGTGCTGTATCATTCCAAATTGTAGTAACACCCGATCAGGCACATGCATTTCCACTATTTGGAAGCAGATCAACGGAGTTTTTGATCGCCAGACTGAAGATCCAAGTGTGCATAGCGCAGGCAGGCCACCTATCAGACTTGGTTTGTACGGCTCCCATGTGATCTAGAGAACATGCAAAAATACAGCTATAGCAGTGTGGTCCTTATAGTGTGCCCGCGGAGAATCACATGTAGTTTTTCTGTAGTTGTTGGAGTCATACCTGACAACCTGCTATAGTATCAAGTCCATGCCTGTAAAATTCGTGGTCCATGGACCGGACATTTTCACGGTTCTTGAAGGGTACATCCCATCTAATTATAAAATGATGTAAACTTCAGGGAGAATAAAATGACATAACAGGAAGCGTTTAGCAAAACAATCTGAACTTAAAATAACCTGCATCCAAGGGGCTGATCAATTGTTAGATC contains:
- the LOC124700630 gene encoding uncharacterized protein LOC124700630, with the translated sequence MEGNTILQLDGMRGIQPEGGTLVRPPPRGDGTSNWTEDLHQQDPIDVSMTEVNMQYIISTPVKDAVAEMINTSAENAMLEEISDAEMKNGEGPLGTSSPPSEIEEMQEAAELMYNNKIHNKVNNESQEPANAPVINNSTVEETDHVLLKDNYMEATHIYLNNIAGQETVSKPSGGPESYMILGVSSHNGQLQKITSVSGKGDTVEDILVMRTDNSIAEGAIGEALSLSATGPRETLSASINKLSSMRGDAEPPSGSQQEEPPAAVPGSSELQDSVWKLPKDNAIQDRVHAVQNLMLQENVDDYIENGSLDPAVQQKLVVTPAHITVVGEKCIGPFTGEATDTLVEENPTGNGYADQDEITKRRKVTVSSHENAEALPTTEVIKSEKQNGSGQLIGFTRRKRKKEVLA
- the LOC124700631 gene encoding serine/threonine-protein phosphatase 7 long form homolog; the encoded protein is MHVPDRVLLQFGMIQHIPNPVEAVERVTMQGKTDEDWSTYHEKYIKQWDNRLLSVADQQNTVNSDPTHARNSYLEWYWQITRRWISTPVECPVISYQLSRHSEKALVDLVSTVQVRIRTLLSGEMDREKVKKSLGDIDMYITAQMKKVNCSLCKLVFPLK